One Salvia splendens isolate huo1 chromosome 1, SspV2, whole genome shotgun sequence genomic window, GATCGAGCCATTCGGTAAATGCGGACGGCGATTTCGGCTTCTTCTTCAAGCAATTAGCTGGAATCACGATCGCGAATTTCAGGAGCGTGCTGTTGTTCTTGTCGTACCCGGCGGCGCGACCGGGCGGCTGGTCGCTGGTTTCGAAGCTGGTGGCGGCGAAATCCGGAATGGAGCGGAACGGTGTGAATGAGGTTGAGAATTTGGATTTGGGGCTTCAAGGAAAAATGAAGAGTGATGTGCAGAAAAGGCTCCAAATCGTTGATGAAATTATTGAAGAATTTGAGGGAGGATTCGAGAGATTGTTCAGGCAATTGGTTCAATCTAGGGTTACATTGTTGAACATTCTTACCGATCAATGATCATTGATATGTATATTCATTTTAGTGGAGGATTGCAATTTGATTACaatttttgataaaaatatattCAGGTCACAAATTTCATATTTCTGGCTGCGTGCGTTTTCGTTAGCGGCTGATAAATTGTTGAACAATGAGGAGTATATACTTTGAGACGATACTGAGATACAATACAAGATAAACAAAAACAGACTTCGTCTTGGATTAAATTTGTCACATACTTTGAGACAATACTGAGATACGATACAAGATAGACAAAAATAGACTTCGTCTTGGATTAAATTTGTCACACAAGTGAGGTCCAATGAATAATTTTGAGATGTAGTGTAACCTTTAGCACTTTGGAGAGGACCGAGATATATTATCACGGGCCAAGTTTTTGAgaaagacaaaaaaataaaaaatatataagaaTAAATATGATCGAGCAATAATGAAAATTGAACTGTCCTATATAAAGCAAATACGAAAGTTTAAAAATGGCTTAAAATCATAGAGTTTGATATGCATAATTAACAATGAACCACTCCcttacataattaattaataaaaaaactctCCTATCAATTAGTATCATGCATATTGTATTTTATTCGTGTTGAGTACTTTTATTTccttgttatttttattatatcatGCGAGAAAGAATCTCTTGAAGGGATAAAAATTGCAACGTGCATGTGTACATGCACGGTCACATACTCACATGCATGATAAAATCTTTAGCGGCGATTATCTACTCATTATTTACCGACAACCAACCACACCAACAATTATTTCTTTGTAGTGGCTAATAAATTAGACAGCAATCAATTGTTTTTTTTGGTATCCCTATTTCATAACAAACGATGATTGATTTGGATATATGTAAATAATATCCGTAGCATCCGGCGAAATGTTTTTTgtaaactttattttatttttttatttataatattatggGTTTTTAGACTCACAAATTAAAAACGTGAATGCCTAGGATATCAAATAAATATAAGCATGTGCATTGATTAAAGTTGAGTAGCAACACTTCATTAAGATCACTGTTATGGCAGATCTATATATCGAGACAAGGATTAAGCatagaaaattaatttgattaatgaTATTTCATGTAGTACATTTTATCAGACGATAATTAATTAACTGCGTTAACTTAACAAATGAACACTAGGTGAATTTTGTGGAGTAGAAGAATGTAATTCtttttatggagtattaaagatttaaaaaaaatagaagcaAAAAACTTAAACAGTGAAAAACAATgataaaatcacaaaaaaatacTGTCAAATAGACACATAATTAcccattattattgttatttatattattcaaacaaatattttcatttggatTTTTTATTAGAAACGACACATATATTGATAAGTTTAGTACCCATCACAATTTTGTTCACCACGTTTTTAATACTttatacacaaacaaatgcttGTGTTTCATTTATTGAAAAAGAAAAGTTAAGCACCCGTCACAATATTGTTCACCACTTTACATTATTCACAAACAAATGCCTGTGTTTCAATTATTTCGTTGAGATATTCCACGCTGGCATCAACTGTGGAATAATCTCATTACTcacattatataaaaatgtaGTAACAAAGAGATCTCATTAAAATCATGAGGCAAATTCACTTATCCATCCAAATCACACATCTGAGGCTCTTTCCTTGATGAAGCAAATCAAAAGCTTTATTGATCTCTTCAAAACCAACCTCATGTGTCACAAACTTATCCAGCTCCAATTCCTGCACCAATGCAAAATTAAACCTCTAATTTATCCCTCAATACAACAacaacaccaacaccaacaccaacaccaatACCATACCGATATACCTTATCCATGTACTTCTTAACGAGGATTGGTATGTCCGACTTTGGCTTGAGACCTCCGAACAAGGATCCCGATATAGTTTTTCCATTAACGAGAAGTTCGACGGATCTGAATTGGAGCATTGCATCGGGTCTATCCACCCCAAGCATGATTGTCTTTCCCCACCCCTGGTGTAATGTAACATGGAATCAGCACAAAAACTCGTGTTAAACCTTCAAGGCCGGAGGACAAACCTGTCGACAGCAGGCATATGCTTCCTCGACTAGGGATGACCTTCCAACACATTCGAAGCAATAATCTGCTCCTCCATCGGTCATCTCATTTATCATCTTAACCATAGCAACACGTGACTCATGAGAAATTAGTACTAGTACGTATTTCTAAACGAGAAGAATGCAAGTGGCGAACTTCCTCACCTGGCTTACGGATTTATCACCGCAGCTTGTTGAGTCAATGAAATCAGTCACTCCAAACTTTTTACCTGTGAAGAAGATATTAGTACAGAATATTATGTCGACTTCTCGAATCCAATGATCATTTAAGCTTCATTACTCTTTCCATATTAACAGAAGGCTTACTTGGTTCAAACTTCTCAGGGTTCACATCAACACCGATGATTCGAGCAGCACCACACAATCTCGCCCCTTCTGCAACCTTTGTACAACGCCAAGTTTATCTAGAGATGTACACgaaaaaaagagtaaaagaAATGGGATTCTTACTGCCAATCCAATTGATCCTAAACCGAAGATGGCAACTGTAGATCCTTTTTCGACACTTGCTGACTTCCAAGCCGCTCCTACACCTGGAAAAACATCGGATGTGATTCAAATTCTCTGTATATATCAACTTCAATCAATCAGTAGGAGATGATCATACATACCTGTGGAGACTCCACATGAAAGGAGGCAAGCCCTGTTGGGAGGGATTGTCGGGTCGACTTTGATCACATTAGCAAGATGAACAACTGTGTACTCACTGAAACTAGACACAAACATGAAATGGTGTATAGTCTCCCCGTTGAGGTCCCTGAACCTGCTCGAGCCATCGTGCATCCAAGGATCGATTTTGAATGGGTACTTGGTGCATAAGTTGCTCTTCTTGGATTTGCAGTCTCTACACTCCGCACAGTCTGACATAAAAATCGGGATGACCGTGTCGCCTTCGACAACCTCAGTCACGCCTTCGCCAACACTCTCCACCACACTTCAAGTGGAGACAAGAGTCATTTGAAGGatcaatttttggaaatttgaTTTTGCAAGACTCAATTTTTATCTCTTTTATGTAAAGTACATGCTTAGAATTAGGGGAAAATGACATATTCTCTAAGACTAGGATCCCAGAAATCAAGATAtggatgaaaattgaaaatagtttgtcagcaaattaaatataaaatcaaattaccCAACTGCTTCATGCCCAAAAATCCTCGGAAACGACGCCGTCGGCACCTTCAAAAGTTAAGCAGAAAAACAAAAGTAAAGTtgaagaaaacaaattaaaattgatgGAGTAATTAACATACATTTAAATTCAAGAAAGTGACATCGCTGTGGCAGAGAGAAGTGCAGATGATTTTGATGCGAAGCTCGCCGGATTTAGGAGGATCGACGACGATCTCCTCGATCACCAGCGGCGCCGCAGCTGCCCTCGCCACCGCCGCTGCAAAACAACCGCCGTTGACCGCTTATTAGTATATACAGATAAGTAGATTTAATGGTATCAATTGGTTAGTAATTTACCTCGACATTTAATGGGTTTGCCCGCAGTGGTAGTGTTGGCCATTGAAAAAAATGTTGATTTTTGGAATGTGAATTGTGAAGTGCAGATTTAGTTTGATGGAGATAAGGATAATGATAAGGCCATTTTTGATTTTGTAATAATGCGCGCGGTAGTTAGagtatccactataaggcggacacgcccaatagccccgccccagtttttgtccatagccccaattttgttgtccatagccctaaaattctatttccgccactatagtggacacctccaatagccccaaaattccaaatacaaaattccacattttcacatccctccaatagccgcgtcctcgccgcGAACGCGGCTATCTCGCGTCCGCCCaccccaatagccccaaaaGTTGTCCGCCCACCTTCCCCACTATAGCCGCCCGCCCACCGCCGCCCACCGCCCCCaagacgcggctatagccgcttcctactatagtggacactcttacgtTGTGGAATCTTCAACCTGGAGTGTGACAGAGTACCAGACTTTTGTGTAACAACTTTTGGATTCTTCAACGAGGACTCTTAACTACAAGTCTACCTAGTAACAAATTACTTTAATCTTACCTAAGTAGATGACATATTGCCAAACTTATGATGAAAGTAGGTTAGTAAGAGTTAGAACTAAGAAAATAAATGACTCTATGATCATAAATTTGAGGTTCAAACTTCAAAGTCCAAAATCATATTATTGAAGTCAAAGTGACGTGCCAATGGATTAGGAGTTATGCTCAAGTTATGAGCCCTTTTTAGTACTCTATCTGTTCCTTACAGTTGAGGCGTAACTTTTCGACAAAGAGCTTAAGAAAGCGATGTTTATTGTTAAgtagatagaaaaaaaagtaagaaagacaaAAAAACTGAGATAATAGACTacaaagtgaataaagtagagatagagaGTAAAACAATATTGAGAAAAAGTGTTAATTATTATtcctatatatgaaaatgacttAACTATGAATGAAacttatcaaaataaaaaaatgattcaactatGAGAGAACAAAGAGAGTATTAAGGAATGTTGTTTAGTGTTTAATGAAATACTTTTGAAGTCCAAGTGTCTACTAATGGTCAAGGAGTTATATTTAGcttatcatttgtaatttacCCACAAcggaataaaaatgaaaataggtATAATACCGTTCTTGACTGATTACATAGActgttatttaaaattaatcaagACACTTGAGCAAAATCATTGTGACGTTATGAAATATGTACATACTTATATAAAATCAAGTATACAACTTGTCTTTTTTTATCCAATTCAAATaatatgaattaatttttttccaataCCCATAATGTGTACGAGAATTCTACAATTGTATACTAAGACGATGACTCTTGACAAGAAGCAAGACTTCACGACCATTGTATTCTCAACATTGAAACAATGAGTAGTAGCTGTTAAAGATTATTTGCATTTCTCCTTGGCCCTCTTTTAGAAAAGTATAGCTCAATTCGATGTCGATCCATTTCGAATCAACAAACACAATTGATTTTTGTAATGAGGAGACTCGGTAGGATTGAAAGTCGAATTTTCCCTTTATGACTTTATGTTATGAAGATGTAGTATGAGTTAAGAAAAATTTTGAGATTttgtagtactatttaatttaattttataaattttagatCCGTCAATAACTAGAGTAAATAAGTTTTAGATAAGAAGAGAAATTTTGTCTTACGATTATGGCTGTAGCCTGTAGGATTCACTATTTTCCAtcaaaattaatagtactaaaGTTATGGGGTGAAAATAGGATTATAGCCTAAACGAAGccctaagggtgtccactatgggagCGGCTCGGCGGTCGCCGAAGAGGGGTGTGGGGCGAGGCGGGAGGCGCGGCGGTCATAGTGGCTGGGGTGGCCGCCGCGCCTGAGGACGGGGGAGGGGGGCGGAAACGGCTTcgccgcgtgcggggcgaggacgcggctggtgggggtgaggcgcgcctataggcgcggcggtcaTAGTGACCGCAGCTTCCGGCGCGGCGGTCGACGCGtgcaaaattttttattttttatttttcctttttcctctataaatacaaccATTCCCCACTTATTTTTACCATTTCCACAACAATCATTCAACATCTCAGCTCTctaaaaaatgcaccgaggagacgacgaatcacccgactctcaggaatcgggatatggcagcAATCCGTCAAACCAGTCGGCTAATCCTTTCCATGCAGCTGGATTTGGCGGATATGCAGGTCAGGGGGTAGAGGTGCCTCCCGCCTCTCGGCAGGCGCGTCCGAGGCGCGCTTCCCCCAGTCCGGATCAGTCCGACCGTCCAATGTGCAACCCTAtgtgcaaccccacgaggtattggccaataccatagacgtgacgttgatgcaacaactgcaagacgcACTGCGGTCGTACGCaggggaaactgacccgtacgtcaggaacgcctacaagaggctcatcaatcGGCTTGAGACtcgactggggttggttgataatgcgcctagggataccgcggccggcagcagcgagagaggaggaggagaagacgaagaagaggaagacgaggaagccgactccgacaccgagtagacggtggcggagttttgtagttgtattttattttaattattcgttgtataattttaccaccttccaatacaacgaatattcggccctaattacctcgttttctatttattttacactgcaattatttaaattacacttca contains:
- the LOC121757371 gene encoding uncharacterized protein LOC121757371 codes for the protein MRRKGTDSAVQNDVAAYFSFRKKMQKTVAKTLRNLKKSETVIIRSGSSHSVNADGDFGFFFKQLAGITIANFRSVLLFLSYPAARPGGWSLVSKLVAAKSGMERNGVNEVENLDLGLQGKMKSDVQKRLQIVDEIIEEFEGGFERLFRQLVQSRVTLLNILTDQ
- the LOC121793313 gene encoding alcohol dehydrogenase-like 7 isoform X2: MCRRRRFRGFLGMKHVVESVGEGVTEVVEGDTVIPIFMSDCAECRDCKSKKSNLCTKYPFKIDPWMHDGSSRFRDLNGETIHHFMFVSSFSEYTVVHLANVIKVDPTIPPNRACLLSCGVSTGVGAAWKSASVEKGSTVAIFGLGSIGLAVAEGARLCGAARIIGVDVNPEKFEPSKKFGVTDFIDSTSCGDKSVSQMINEMTDGGADYCFECVGRSSLVEEAYACCRQGWGKTIMLGVDRPDAMLQFRSVELLVNGKTISGSLFGGLKPKSDIPILVKKYMDKELELDKFVTHEVGFEEINKAFDLLHQGKSLRCVIWMDK
- the LOC121793313 gene encoding alcohol dehydrogenase-like 7 isoform X3 — protein: MKHVVESVGEGVTEVVEGDTVIPIFMSDCAECRDCKSKKSNLCTKYPFKIDPWMHDGSSRFRDLNGETIHHFMFVSSFSEYTVVHLANVIKVDPTIPPNRACLLSCGVSTGVGAAWKSASVEKGSTVAIFGLGSIGLAVAEGARLCGAARIIGVDVNPEKFEPSKKFGVTDFIDSTSCGDKSVSQMINEMTDGGADYCFECVGRSSLVEEAYACCRQGWGKTIMLGVDRPDAMLQFRSVELLVNGKTISGSLFGGLKPKSDIPILVKKYMDKELELDKFVTHEVGFEEINKAFDLLHQGKSLRCVIWMDK
- the LOC121793313 gene encoding alcohol dehydrogenase-like 7 isoform X1: MANTTTAGKPIKCRAAVARAAAAPLVIEEIVVDPPKSGELRIKIICTSLCHSDVTFLNLNVPTASFPRIFGHEAVGVVESVGEGVTEVVEGDTVIPIFMSDCAECRDCKSKKSNLCTKYPFKIDPWMHDGSSRFRDLNGETIHHFMFVSSFSEYTVVHLANVIKVDPTIPPNRACLLSCGVSTGVGAAWKSASVEKGSTVAIFGLGSIGLAVAEGARLCGAARIIGVDVNPEKFEPSKKFGVTDFIDSTSCGDKSVSQMINEMTDGGADYCFECVGRSSLVEEAYACCRQGWGKTIMLGVDRPDAMLQFRSVELLVNGKTISGSLFGGLKPKSDIPILVKKYMDKELELDKFVTHEVGFEEINKAFDLLHQGKSLRCVIWMDK